In Methylacidiphilum infernorum V4, a single window of DNA contains:
- the lptB gene encoding LPS export ABC transporter ATP-binding protein, translated as MNTKFNGGGSSSSEFSGKNGRETDPGPSRSSLSEALKNFKQKTQLPARSFSSSSSPSFQLPSPSSTKQLISKGPPPKEPTKEALIRSIQLVKEYGGRKVVNGIDLVVNRGEIVGLLGPNGAGKTTTFYMLVGLVMPTKGKVYLDNEDVTTMPMYKRARKGLGYLPQEDSVFRKLTVEENLMAILEFLDISKEERLRRLETLIHDFGLEKVKKTLAMSLSGGEKRRLSIARALTTSPSILLLDEPFSGVDPLAVYDLQQLVLSLKERGVSVLITDHNVRETLSIVDRAYLIYEGKVMSHGTSEFLINDPVTRELYLGPRFSM; from the coding sequence ATGAATACAAAATTTAATGGCGGGGGCTCTTCTTCAAGTGAATTCTCGGGGAAAAACGGGAGGGAAACCGACCCAGGTCCTTCTCGTTCTTCCCTAAGCGAGGCGTTGAAAAACTTCAAACAAAAAACACAACTCCCCGCCCGTTCTTTCTCCTCCTCTTCTTCCCCCTCTTTTCAACTCCCTTCCCCATCTTCTACAAAACAACTCATTTCAAAGGGCCCCCCTCCAAAAGAGCCGACTAAAGAAGCCCTCATCAGGTCTATCCAACTGGTTAAGGAATATGGAGGAAGAAAAGTGGTCAACGGTATAGACCTGGTAGTGAATAGAGGAGAAATCGTTGGACTCCTAGGGCCAAACGGGGCGGGGAAAACGACCACCTTTTACATGCTCGTCGGTCTTGTTATGCCCACCAAGGGAAAAGTGTATCTCGACAACGAGGATGTGACAACCATGCCTATGTATAAAAGGGCCCGGAAAGGACTTGGCTATCTGCCCCAAGAAGATTCGGTGTTTAGAAAACTCACGGTTGAAGAAAACCTCATGGCTATTCTCGAATTTCTTGATATTTCTAAAGAAGAAAGATTGCGGCGGCTCGAAACCCTCATTCATGATTTCGGGTTGGAAAAAGTAAAAAAAACCTTGGCCATGTCTTTAAGCGGTGGAGAAAAAAGAAGGCTGTCCATCGCAAGGGCTTTAACCACTTCTCCATCAATCCTGCTCTTGGACGAACCTTTTAGCGGGGTCGATCCTTTGGCCGTTTACGATCTCCAACAACTTGTTCTGAGTTTAAAAGAAAGGGGAGTAAGCGTGCTCATAACGGATCATAACGTCAGAGAAACCCTTTCCATCGTTGACCGGGCCTATCTCATTTATGAAGGTAAAGTCATGAGCCATGGTACAAGCGAATTTTTAATCAACGACCCTGTAACCCGGGAGCTTTACTTAGGTCCTCGATTCAGCATGTAA
- a CDS encoding polyprenyl synthetase family protein: MVMTGGKDNDSKNDAKMTVLKNSEKPVALKPDIFQSLTSQLKDYLAWIDREILNQAEEFDAGIVPLFRYVLASEGKRIRPLLVLLSAKGSGGIGENHLYLAVVVEMIHLATLVHDDILDGASMRRGIPSVTSRWGSEISVLLGDNLFAQALKVCCRLHPDIIQSVANGVCVVCSGEILQTRRRFDWNLLEEEYLKIIQMKTGELFRIPCELAARLNSASRTVSEALGRFGQALGSSYQIYDDCLDLFGSEENVGKTLGTDLGGGKLTLPILYLYQQGSEEIKRTLVEIFENGVSADWKKIQFWIVKEGILKKTFQTAMSFLEKGEKELALLPESDEKDCLLDVGKILANHLLELVKENSVL; the protein is encoded by the coding sequence ATGGTTATGACCGGAGGAAAGGATAATGACAGCAAGAATGATGCCAAAATGACGGTACTTAAGAATAGTGAGAAACCGGTTGCTTTGAAACCGGATATTTTTCAAAGCTTAACTAGCCAACTTAAAGATTATCTTGCTTGGATAGATAGGGAAATTTTGAACCAAGCGGAGGAATTTGATGCGGGCATTGTGCCTCTTTTCCGTTATGTTCTCGCATCCGAAGGCAAAAGGATTAGACCTCTTCTTGTGTTGCTTTCTGCAAAGGGAAGCGGAGGCATAGGAGAAAATCATCTTTATCTGGCGGTCGTCGTCGAGATGATCCACTTGGCTACACTCGTTCACGATGATATCCTTGATGGAGCCTCCATGCGCAGGGGGATTCCTTCTGTGACATCAAGGTGGGGTTCCGAAATTTCAGTTCTTCTGGGAGATAATTTGTTTGCACAAGCTTTGAAGGTTTGCTGTCGGCTCCATCCTGATATTATTCAAAGTGTGGCCAACGGAGTGTGCGTGGTTTGCAGTGGAGAAATCCTGCAAACCCGGAGAAGATTTGATTGGAATTTGTTGGAAGAGGAATATTTAAAAATTATCCAGATGAAAACAGGGGAGCTTTTCCGCATTCCCTGTGAACTTGCTGCAAGACTTAATTCTGCTTCTAGAACCGTATCCGAGGCTCTAGGAAGGTTTGGTCAAGCTTTAGGCTCTTCCTATCAAATCTACGATGACTGTTTGGATCTTTTTGGCAGTGAAGAAAATGTAGGGAAGACGCTGGGGACGGATTTGGGAGGGGGAAAACTCACTTTGCCTATCCTTTATCTTTATCAACAGGGCTCGGAAGAAATAAAGAGAACATTGGTGGAAATTTTCGAAAATGGCGTATCTGCTGACTGGAAAAAAATACAATTTTGGATTGTTAAAGAAGGAATTCTTAAAAAAACATTTCAAACCGCGATGAGTTTCTTGGAAAAAGGGGAAAAGGAACTGGCTCTTTTGCCGGAGAGCGACGAAAAAGATTGCTTGCTCGACGTGGGCAAAATTCTGGCCAACCATCTATTGGAGCTTGTAAAGGAGAATTCGGTTCTATAA
- the def gene encoding peptide deformylase, translating to MILKLVLYDNPILRKKGMPIDSFDDRLKRLVQDMLETMAYYKGVGLAAQQVGLNLQLAVIDVSGSKLSSSLLIGGKPAMVEEHMPLFLINPTLSYTQSKEISNEGCLSFPGLRIDVPRSKRVKVKTFDLEGRPWYFEAGGFLSVAIQHEFDHLQGKLFIDYLSAEQKKAIKEELEKIKRGEAILSVKETD from the coding sequence ATGATATTAAAGTTGGTTCTTTACGATAACCCCATCCTCAGAAAAAAAGGGATGCCTATAGATTCTTTCGATGACCGGTTAAAACGGCTGGTCCAAGACATGCTTGAAACAATGGCCTACTACAAAGGAGTGGGTTTAGCCGCCCAACAAGTCGGGCTAAACCTTCAATTAGCCGTAATCGATGTGAGTGGTTCTAAGCTATCCTCATCCCTGCTTATCGGGGGTAAACCCGCTATGGTGGAAGAACACATGCCCCTTTTTCTCATCAATCCGACCTTGAGTTATACTCAATCCAAAGAAATAAGCAACGAAGGATGTTTAAGTTTCCCCGGCCTAAGAATAGATGTGCCGCGTTCAAAGCGGGTAAAGGTCAAAACCTTTGACTTGGAGGGCCGTCCCTGGTATTTCGAAGCGGGAGGTTTTCTTTCCGTTGCCATCCAGCATGAATTTGATCATCTGCAAGGAAAGCTTTTCATCGATTACCTTTCTGCCGAACAGAAAAAAGCGATCAAAGAAGAACTTGAAAAAATCAAGCGAGGAGAAGCCATTCTTTCTGTTAAAGAAACGGATTAG
- a CDS encoding glutaredoxin family protein: MSEQKVILYVKEGCPWCEEAEELLRQLHISYERIDVLKDRAAYQRMKKISGQSRAPTMEWGNEILADFGGKELLEFLKRKKLLL; the protein is encoded by the coding sequence GTGAGCGAACAAAAAGTCATTCTCTACGTTAAAGAAGGCTGTCCTTGGTGTGAAGAGGCCGAAGAACTCTTAAGGCAACTTCACATATCCTATGAACGCATCGACGTATTAAAGGATAGGGCGGCTTACCAAAGAATGAAAAAGATTTCCGGACAATCCCGAGCCCCGACCATGGAGTGGGGGAATGAAATTTTAGCGGATTTTGGGGGTAAAGAACTTTTAGAATTTTTAAAGAGAAAAAAACTTCTCCTTTAA
- a CDS encoding MotA/TolQ/ExbB proton channel family protein: MVTLASINWNQLPSYFAIKNFVEGSGLFIYPVILCSIVGLAIILERSFSLRRSKIIPKKLVKAIEELGWGENPEPIEKLCQDQKSPLSRLVYLCLQNMSWSKYENSEALQVKARAEIAQLEKGLVILEIIVGIGPLLGLLGTLSGLITIFGNVGVHGMATQGAAIAHGISEALHTTFAGLGIAVPCLIAHSLFTRKVEAYAVEMETLCSEFLAKIYTEAPAPEDVNY; the protein is encoded by the coding sequence ATGGTTACCCTTGCTAGTATCAACTGGAACCAGCTTCCTTCATATTTTGCGATAAAGAACTTTGTAGAAGGCAGTGGTTTATTCATCTATCCGGTTATTCTTTGTTCTATTGTGGGCCTGGCCATTATCCTGGAAAGGTCCTTTTCTTTAAGAAGGTCTAAAATTATCCCCAAAAAACTGGTGAAGGCCATTGAAGAATTGGGTTGGGGGGAAAATCCTGAACCTATTGAAAAACTCTGCCAGGATCAGAAGTCTCCCTTGAGTCGGCTCGTTTATCTCTGTCTTCAAAACATGTCTTGGTCAAAATATGAAAATTCAGAAGCTTTGCAAGTAAAGGCACGTGCCGAAATAGCCCAACTGGAAAAGGGGTTAGTCATTCTTGAAATTATTGTAGGCATCGGCCCACTGCTCGGCTTGCTCGGAACACTCTCTGGACTCATTACCATCTTCGGCAACGTGGGAGTTCATGGGATGGCCACCCAAGGGGCAGCGATAGCTCACGGGATCTCCGAAGCCCTTCATACCACCTTTGCGGGCCTGGGCATAGCCGTCCCCTGTCTCATCGCTCATAGTCTTTTTACGCGAAAGGTAGAAGCTTACGCGGTTGAAATGGAAACTCTCTGTTCAGAGTTTCTTGCCAAAATTTATACTGAAGCCCCGGCTCCGGAAGATGTTAACTATTAG
- a CDS encoding ATP-dependent helicase, which translates to MNRYEVELNEEQKKAVTAPLGPILVIAGAGSGKTRTLTYRVAYLIEKGINPGRILLATFTNKAAREMLNRVDRLVNTDTSQIWGGTFHHLCHKILRNHAKTIGFEQNFTIIDREDSIQLLTGCIEELNLKRGNKLFPSPEALLEVFSLVVNKVKPIWKTLEESFSHLAIFSDEITKLEYFYRERKKKLLVFDYDDLLFYTVKLFQEKENILKFYQSYFEYILVDEYQDTSRIQADFIDLLGQSSQRVMVVGDDAQSIYSWRGAEIENMLNFPKRYPSTVVINIKTNYRSTPEILALANAAIEGNQFQFPKELRAARKSLQEIKPQLLLCYSTAVQSQVIAEFIEDFRKQGIEAKEMAILYRAHFHALEMQLELTRRKIPFEITSGIRFFEQAHIKDICAFLRFFINPYDETAFKRIVKMFNGIGPKTLSQLWAEYLASSGSIEKLRPPKAAEKSWMSWLDIHKELSSPGYAHQPSKQLERILHGVYADHLKMLYECYQRRLEDIEELINFASLYNSTEDFLAQISLLTGVDTVQEQRGGVRLSTIHQAKGLEWKVVFIIMLCEGLFPSNYSLNHPTLLEEERRLFYVAATRAKDRLFLCYPARRSFNNRQSTYFPSRFLEELPKHLVIKTKFDRYS; encoded by the coding sequence ATGAACCGTTACGAAGTAGAGCTCAACGAAGAACAAAAAAAGGCCGTGACCGCCCCCTTGGGACCAATCCTTGTTATCGCCGGAGCGGGTAGCGGTAAAACGCGCACTTTGACCTACCGCGTTGCATACCTTATTGAAAAAGGCATTAACCCCGGACGCATACTTTTGGCTACCTTCACCAACAAGGCCGCCCGGGAGATGCTCAACCGCGTAGATCGATTGGTCAATACGGATACCTCTCAGATTTGGGGAGGGACTTTTCATCATCTTTGCCATAAAATTTTAAGAAACCATGCAAAAACGATCGGCTTTGAGCAAAATTTTACAATCATCGATCGAGAGGATTCGATCCAGCTGCTTACAGGGTGTATCGAAGAGCTCAATCTTAAAAGGGGCAACAAGCTTTTCCCCTCCCCCGAAGCTTTACTAGAAGTCTTTTCTCTCGTCGTAAACAAAGTAAAGCCCATTTGGAAAACCCTTGAAGAATCATTTTCTCATCTTGCCATCTTCAGCGACGAAATAACCAAACTAGAGTATTTTTACAGGGAACGTAAAAAAAAATTACTGGTTTTTGATTATGATGATCTTTTATTTTACACGGTAAAACTTTTTCAAGAAAAAGAGAACATCCTTAAGTTTTATCAAAGCTATTTCGAATATATTCTCGTCGACGAATACCAGGACACAAGCCGCATCCAAGCAGATTTTATCGACCTGCTCGGCCAGAGTTCTCAGCGGGTCATGGTAGTGGGTGATGATGCCCAAAGTATCTATTCATGGAGAGGAGCGGAAATTGAAAACATGCTTAACTTTCCAAAGAGATATCCTTCAACAGTAGTCATAAACATAAAGACAAACTACCGGAGCACGCCCGAGATTTTAGCTCTAGCTAATGCAGCAATCGAAGGAAATCAATTTCAGTTTCCCAAGGAATTAAGAGCCGCAAGGAAAAGCCTTCAAGAAATCAAACCCCAGCTCCTCCTCTGCTATTCAACTGCCGTCCAATCTCAAGTTATTGCCGAATTCATCGAAGATTTCAGAAAGCAGGGGATAGAAGCCAAGGAAATGGCTATCCTTTATAGGGCCCATTTCCATGCCCTAGAAATGCAACTTGAACTGACCCGAAGAAAAATCCCGTTCGAAATTACCAGCGGCATCCGCTTCTTCGAACAAGCCCATATCAAGGATATCTGTGCTTTCTTGCGTTTTTTCATCAACCCCTACGATGAAACTGCCTTCAAGAGAATTGTCAAAATGTTTAACGGGATCGGCCCCAAAACCCTATCCCAATTATGGGCTGAATACCTTGCTTCTTCAGGGTCAATAGAAAAGCTTCGTCCGCCCAAGGCAGCGGAAAAATCCTGGATGAGTTGGCTCGATATCCATAAGGAACTTTCTTCTCCAGGATATGCCCATCAACCTTCCAAGCAACTTGAAAGAATCCTTCACGGAGTTTATGCCGATCATTTAAAAATGCTTTACGAATGCTATCAAAGGAGGCTCGAAGATATCGAAGAACTCATCAATTTTGCCTCCTTGTATAATTCGACAGAAGATTTCCTTGCGCAAATTTCTTTACTTACAGGCGTAGATACGGTCCAGGAGCAACGGGGAGGAGTACGGCTCAGTACCATTCACCAGGCTAAGGGTTTGGAATGGAAAGTCGTATTTATAATCATGCTCTGTGAAGGGCTCTTCCCTTCCAATTATTCTTTAAACCATCCCACCCTGCTCGAAGAAGAAAGAAGATTGTTTTACGTTGCCGCTACCCGGGCAAAAGATCGACTCTTTCTTTGCTACCCTGCAAGGAGGTCTTTCAACAACCGCCAGTCGACTTACTTCCCATCCCGTTTTCTTGAGGAACTTCCCAAGCATCTTGTCATTAAAACAAAATTCGATAGATACTCATGA
- a CDS encoding DNA polymerase III subunit alpha has translation MNGNFVHLHLHSEYSLLDASARIKDVVSKAKQLGMPAVALTDHGNLYGTIDFYKACVSQNIKPIIGCEAYITSGSRFDRKGSRSHIYHMTLLAKNNQGYKNLLKLISKAHLEGFYYKPRIDLELLKEHKAGLIGTSGCMNGEIPQKILEGDLKGAKKLAEELSRLFDPNCFYLEIQNHGLKEEKEIREVLADFAQSLGLPLVATNDVHYVEQEDAQFHDVLLCIGTASQIHDPKRKKYPCPEFYFKTPQQMAELFNEFPQAVENTANIARLCDVTIELGKNHFPSYTLPSPYKTHGEYLRTLCYEGLQKRYDNISEQIKERLEYELSVIEQTGFSSYFLIVWDFIHYAKKEGIPVGPGRGSAAGSLTAYVLGITDIDPIKYGLVFERFLNPQRVSPPDIDIDFCYNRRSQVIDYVRKKYGERSVAQIITFGTLGAKMAVRDVARVLGMSYQEADRIAKMIPPDPQLTLERARELNPQLDQLWENDPQSREVLTIATKLEGLTRQAGVHAAGVVISEGDLLDFIPLSRGEHNEIVTQWSMEPIAEIGLLKMDFLGLKTLTVISECLALIKEKENILLDPKQFPLDDKNTYELLGRGQTIGVFQLESSGMVELVKKLKPGNIEDIIALVALYRPGPMENIPAYADRKLGKVPITYDHPLLEPILKDTYGVMIYQEQVMQAANVLAGYSLGESDLLRRAMGKKKPEEMRKQRDQFIKGCKEKNNIPEEKAIQIFETLEKFAGYGFNKAHSACYGYLAYVTAYLKANYPVFYLCTLLSYESGDTEKIELLVSECRRMGIGVLPPDISKSEVRFSVEGGSIRWGLSAIKNVGEAAAEAIVESRKKRGSYHSLFDLCLRISGRTLNKKILESLIKSGACDSLGRSRKELLESLPAALSAGSITSKERLSGQQNLFEEHNFIDPTDRQSSAKGEDYPLNIRLHWEKELLGTYLSSHPLDEWMSWIRLFQNEPISSLKELADNSRLYVPGMITHIEKKTSQKSKKPYFKLILEDQTGHIEVILFKDNLSSSLIDHWTTTAFVVDGQLSCRENAVSIRSEHLYTIEEALQSLPTSLVITVKEGQGGADPWKKLYELFLENRGDIPVVFRYVKNEGIICNIEVGREFFVKLSIPFMEKLFSLFTPGSINLELKKPQYNSYSRRKNERSS, from the coding sequence ATGAACGGCAACTTTGTTCATCTCCATCTCCATTCTGAATACAGTCTTCTTGACGCATCAGCGCGGATTAAAGACGTTGTCAGTAAAGCCAAACAGCTGGGCATGCCTGCCGTGGCCCTGACCGATCACGGCAATCTTTATGGAACAATTGATTTTTACAAGGCTTGTGTGAGTCAAAACATCAAGCCCATTATCGGATGCGAGGCTTATATCACATCGGGAAGCCGGTTTGACAGGAAAGGAAGCAGGTCCCACATCTATCACATGACCCTGCTCGCCAAAAACAACCAAGGTTATAAGAACCTTTTGAAGCTCATCTCCAAAGCTCACCTAGAGGGATTTTATTACAAGCCTAGAATAGACCTTGAACTGCTCAAAGAACACAAGGCCGGGTTAATCGGCACAAGCGGATGCATGAACGGAGAGATTCCCCAAAAAATACTTGAAGGAGATCTGAAGGGAGCAAAGAAATTGGCCGAAGAACTGAGCCGGTTATTTGATCCCAACTGTTTTTATCTTGAAATACAAAATCACGGCCTAAAGGAAGAAAAAGAAATAAGAGAGGTGCTTGCCGATTTCGCCCAAAGTCTTGGCCTGCCTTTGGTGGCCACCAACGACGTTCATTACGTAGAACAAGAGGATGCCCAGTTTCACGACGTTTTACTCTGCATAGGGACGGCAAGCCAAATCCATGATCCCAAGAGAAAAAAGTATCCATGCCCCGAGTTTTACTTCAAGACTCCTCAACAAATGGCCGAGTTGTTCAATGAATTTCCTCAAGCTGTGGAAAATACCGCGAATATCGCCCGCCTCTGTGATGTAACTATAGAACTGGGCAAAAACCATTTTCCTTCTTATACCCTTCCATCTCCTTATAAAACCCACGGAGAATATTTAAGAACGCTCTGTTATGAAGGTCTCCAGAAAAGGTACGACAATATCAGTGAGCAGATAAAAGAAAGGTTGGAATACGAGCTTTCTGTCATCGAGCAAACGGGTTTTTCGAGTTATTTCCTCATCGTTTGGGATTTCATCCATTATGCAAAAAAAGAAGGCATACCCGTCGGTCCAGGTAGAGGGAGTGCTGCAGGGAGTCTAACCGCCTATGTTCTAGGAATAACCGATATTGATCCAATCAAATATGGCTTGGTTTTCGAAAGATTCTTAAATCCTCAAAGAGTTTCTCCCCCGGATATCGATATTGACTTTTGTTATAACCGAAGATCGCAGGTCATCGATTATGTAAGGAAAAAATATGGAGAGCGTTCCGTGGCCCAAATCATCACCTTTGGCACACTGGGGGCAAAAATGGCTGTCAGGGATGTAGCCCGAGTTCTTGGGATGAGTTACCAAGAAGCCGATCGGATAGCCAAAATGATCCCTCCTGATCCTCAATTGACCTTGGAGAGAGCAAGAGAACTGAATCCACAGCTCGATCAACTTTGGGAAAACGATCCTCAAAGCAGGGAAGTTCTGACCATAGCTACCAAGCTTGAAGGGTTAACAAGACAAGCCGGAGTTCATGCTGCCGGAGTCGTGATTTCAGAAGGAGACCTGCTTGATTTCATTCCCCTGTCCCGGGGTGAACATAACGAGATCGTAACCCAGTGGTCCATGGAACCTATTGCCGAAATAGGGCTACTCAAAATGGATTTTTTGGGACTCAAAACCCTGACCGTTATTTCTGAATGTTTAGCCTTGATAAAAGAAAAAGAAAATATACTTCTCGATCCCAAACAATTTCCCCTTGATGACAAGAACACTTACGAGCTTTTGGGGCGAGGACAAACCATTGGAGTATTTCAACTGGAATCTTCGGGCATGGTGGAGCTCGTCAAAAAGCTCAAGCCCGGGAACATTGAAGACATTATCGCTTTAGTAGCCCTTTACAGACCGGGACCAATGGAAAACATCCCGGCCTATGCGGATAGGAAACTAGGAAAAGTGCCCATTACCTATGATCATCCTCTTCTAGAACCCATTCTCAAAGATACGTACGGGGTGATGATTTACCAAGAACAGGTTATGCAAGCAGCCAACGTTCTTGCAGGGTATTCCCTGGGAGAATCCGACCTGCTCAGGAGAGCTATGGGGAAGAAAAAGCCTGAAGAGATGCGCAAGCAAAGGGACCAGTTTATCAAAGGTTGCAAGGAAAAAAACAATATTCCCGAAGAAAAAGCGATTCAGATTTTTGAAACCCTAGAAAAGTTTGCTGGCTACGGTTTTAATAAAGCCCATAGCGCCTGTTACGGCTATCTTGCTTATGTTACCGCCTATTTAAAAGCCAATTACCCGGTTTTTTACCTGTGTACACTTCTTTCCTATGAATCCGGGGACACGGAAAAAATAGAACTGCTTGTATCCGAATGCCGGAGAATGGGCATCGGGGTATTGCCTCCGGATATTTCCAAAAGTGAAGTCCGTTTTTCGGTCGAAGGCGGCTCCATCCGGTGGGGACTATCGGCTATCAAAAATGTCGGAGAAGCAGCCGCTGAGGCCATAGTTGAATCGAGGAAAAAAAGGGGCTCCTACCATTCTCTCTTTGATTTATGCTTAAGGATAAGCGGTCGAACTTTAAACAAAAAAATCCTAGAGAGTTTAATTAAGTCGGGGGCTTGTGACAGCCTCGGGAGAAGTCGAAAGGAATTGTTAGAGAGTTTGCCTGCAGCTTTATCCGCAGGAAGCATAACCTCAAAGGAAAGATTAAGCGGTCAACAAAACCTTTTTGAAGAGCATAATTTCATTGATCCTACCGATCGGCAGTCCAGCGCAAAAGGTGAAGACTACCCATTGAACATCCGTCTTCACTGGGAAAAAGAACTCTTAGGAACTTACCTCAGCAGTCATCCCTTGGATGAATGGATGTCGTGGATAAGGCTTTTTCAAAACGAGCCTATCTCCTCCTTAAAAGAGCTTGCCGATAATAGCCGGCTTTATGTCCCCGGGATGATCACCCATATTGAAAAGAAAACATCCCAGAAATCCAAAAAGCCGTATTTTAAACTGATTCTCGAAGACCAAACGGGTCACATCGAAGTCATCCTTTTTAAGGATAATCTGTCGAGTTCCTTGATCGATCACTGGACAACAACAGCCTTTGTCGTGGATGGACAACTCAGCTGTAGGGAAAATGCGGTTTCGATCCGATCTGAACATCTTTACACCATTGAAGAAGCCCTGCAAAGCTTACCGACATCTCTTGTTATAACCGTAAAAGAAGGACAGGGGGGAGCTGATCCATGGAAAAAACTCTACGAGCTTTTCCTGGAAAACCGTGGCGACATCCCTGTCGTTTTTCGCTACGTTAAAAACGAGGGGATCATTTGCAACATCGAAGTGGGTAGAGAATTTTTTGTCAAGCTTTCCATTCCTTTTATGGAAAAGCTTTTCTCCCTGTTTACCCCCGGATCGATAAACCTGGAATTAAAGAAACCACAATACAACTCCTACTCGAGGAGAAAAAACGAACGCTCATCATGA
- a CDS encoding chlorite dismutase family protein, with product MEMIKPKEGLFVVHLFFAVDHWKRKDRSDDVHFKKEVNFLVDHIRNEPGFQIATLCMLCRCDIGFMILGPELHQLQGFEKELVRKFSREGWNLHFSFFSMTEKSEYTTTKEEFEQELISAGIGPESVEFKEKMSSFEKNREYYTTVRLYPTLPDYPFFSFYPMRKKRESGQNWYALGFKERKELMKGHAAVGRRYSGKVVQYISGSTGLDDWEWAVSLYAKDPYDIKSIVYEMRFDPVSAHFAEFGPFYCGLQLPLNKALERVLGA from the coding sequence ATGGAAATGATAAAGCCCAAAGAAGGTCTTTTTGTCGTCCATCTTTTTTTTGCTGTTGATCATTGGAAAAGGAAAGACCGATCTGATGACGTCCATTTCAAAAAGGAAGTGAATTTTCTTGTCGATCATATTAGAAACGAGCCGGGGTTCCAAATCGCTACCTTATGCATGCTTTGTCGTTGCGACATCGGTTTTATGATCTTAGGCCCAGAATTGCACCAGTTGCAGGGATTTGAAAAGGAGCTGGTAAGAAAATTCAGCAGGGAGGGATGGAACCTTCATTTTTCTTTTTTTTCTATGACCGAGAAATCCGAGTACACCACGACAAAGGAGGAATTTGAACAGGAATTGATCTCCGCAGGGATAGGTCCTGAAAGCGTAGAATTTAAAGAAAAGATGAGTTCGTTTGAGAAAAACAGGGAATACTACACGACCGTTAGGCTCTACCCGACATTACCCGATTACCCCTTTTTTTCTTTTTATCCTATGAGAAAAAAAAGAGAAAGCGGCCAGAATTGGTATGCTCTCGGATTTAAAGAAAGAAAAGAGTTGATGAAAGGGCATGCGGCGGTGGGCAGAAGATATAGTGGAAAAGTTGTCCAGTATATTTCAGGTTCTACAGGGTTGGATGATTGGGAATGGGCTGTGAGCTTATATGCGAAAGACCCCTATGATATTAAATCAATCGTTTACGAAATGCGGTTTGATCCTGTAAGTGCTCATTTTGCCGAATTTGGTCCTTTTTATTGCGGGTTGCAGCTTCCTTTGAACAAGGCATTGGAAAGAGTCCTCGGTGCCTAG
- a CDS encoding PUR family DNA/RNA-binding protein — MDGEQKNIKSEKITVERKNFFFDLKENGRGRFLRITEDVRGRRDAIIIPAPGLEEFRKALDAMIDACKDSSNATV, encoded by the coding sequence ATGGATGGTGAGCAAAAAAACATTAAGAGTGAAAAGATTACTGTAGAAAGAAAGAACTTCTTCTTTGATCTGAAAGAGAATGGGAGGGGAAGGTTTCTTCGAATTACCGAAGATGTGAGAGGAAGAAGGGATGCAATTATTATTCCTGCCCCTGGGTTGGAAGAATTCAGAAAGGCGCTCGATGCTATGATCGATGCTTGTAAAGATTCCTCCAATGCGACGGTTTGA
- a CDS encoding ExbD/TolR family protein, with amino-acid sequence MEFKPKSNRRPLINLVSLIDILSIVLLFFVVTTTFQREEPAVKIELPKSVRSKPIRSDLPKIIFVTEDKKIFLDNNPVEPDKLGEILKKTISENPDTKIALKASKNAPFEIIIQVMDAVKFAGIPNLPTFTAEEDKKP; translated from the coding sequence ATGGAATTTAAGCCTAAAAGCAATCGAAGGCCCTTAATTAATCTTGTTTCTCTAATTGATATCCTCTCTATAGTCTTGCTCTTTTTTGTAGTCACCACCACGTTCCAAAGAGAAGAGCCTGCAGTAAAAATAGAGCTCCCCAAGTCCGTCCGTTCAAAGCCCATCCGGTCGGATCTTCCAAAAATTATTTTCGTTACGGAAGATAAAAAGATCTTCCTAGACAACAACCCGGTAGAACCCGATAAGCTTGGAGAGATTTTAAAGAAAACAATATCGGAAAACCCCGATACTAAGATTGCTTTAAAGGCGAGTAAAAATGCTCCCTTTGAAATCATCATCCAGGTTATGGATGCGGTAAAATTTGCAGGAATACCAAACTTACCTACATTTACAGCAGAAGAAGACAAAAAACCTTAA
- the rpmH gene encoding 50S ribosomal protein L34 produces the protein MKRTFQPSKRTRKRQYGFLSRTRTSNGRLILKRRRKKGRWRLVPKNTDRKFDRHTPS, from the coding sequence ATGAAAAGGACGTTTCAACCTTCGAAAAGGACGAGAAAAAGGCAATATGGTTTTTTAAGCCGTACGCGGACAAGCAATGGACGGCTGATATTAAAAAGAAGAAGAAAAAAGGGGAGGTGGCGCTTGGTTCCAAAAAATACCGATAGGAAATTTGATCGTCATACCCCTTCATGA